A genomic segment from Luteolibacter ambystomatis encodes:
- the ilvB gene encoding biosynthetic-type acetolactate synthase large subunit, with protein MSTQPLDGAQALIKTLDDLGIEYMFGYSGGAAIPIFDALETIKTKLKFVLVRHEQGAVHMADGYARATGKPAAVLVTSGPGAGNTVTGLMTAMMDSVPMIVISGQTVTWMLGKDAFQEADIFGITIPVVKHNYLVKDTNSLPRIAREAYHIATTGRPGPVLIDVPKDVSGAAFTGDLNPPFNLPGYDPSGDFKIDRSAIEEAATLISQAKRPVILAGQGAMIARADKELRYLAETLHAPVTSTLLGKGVFPETHALSLGMLGMHGTAYANKAMIECDLLINVGSRFDDRIIGNPSKFCATAKIIHIDIDPAEMNKMIKPDICIVGDAKAALAALNEHINPLPTADWLSKLDGYKKKYPLTYKKQGGLRMQQVIDELYELTKGEAIVSTDVGQHQMWAAQFYKNSESFHWLSSGGAGTMGFGFPAAIGAQLAHPKKTVISISGDGGFQMTLFELATAQIHKLPIKIVVLNNHYLGMVRQWQELFFENRESGVDLIGNPDFCKLAAAYGIPSVHIKRPADVTRMLEKALAYNDGPILIHAECVKTDNVFPMIPAGAALEDMITEAPKQKMAKPIGST; from the coding sequence ATGAGCACACAACCACTCGACGGTGCACAGGCCTTGATCAAGACGCTCGACGATCTCGGCATCGAATACATGTTCGGCTACTCCGGCGGCGCGGCGATTCCTATCTTCGACGCGCTCGAAACGATCAAGACCAAGCTGAAGTTCGTCCTCGTCCGTCATGAGCAGGGTGCCGTCCACATGGCCGATGGCTACGCCCGTGCCACTGGCAAGCCCGCCGCCGTGCTGGTGACCTCCGGCCCCGGCGCAGGCAATACCGTGACCGGCCTGATGACCGCGATGATGGACTCGGTGCCGATGATCGTGATCAGCGGCCAGACCGTGACTTGGATGCTCGGCAAGGACGCTTTCCAAGAGGCGGATATTTTCGGCATCACCATTCCGGTGGTGAAGCACAACTACCTGGTGAAGGACACCAACTCGCTGCCGCGCATCGCCCGCGAGGCCTACCACATCGCCACCACCGGCCGCCCCGGCCCGGTACTGATCGACGTGCCGAAGGACGTTTCCGGAGCAGCCTTCACCGGCGACCTGAATCCGCCGTTCAACCTTCCCGGCTACGATCCGTCCGGTGACTTCAAGATCGACCGCAGCGCCATCGAGGAAGCCGCCACCCTGATCTCCCAGGCCAAGCGCCCGGTGATCCTCGCCGGCCAGGGCGCGATGATCGCCCGCGCCGACAAGGAGTTGCGCTACCTCGCCGAAACGCTCCACGCTCCGGTGACCTCCACCCTGCTCGGCAAGGGCGTGTTCCCGGAAACGCACGCGCTTTCGCTCGGCATGCTGGGCATGCACGGCACCGCCTACGCCAACAAGGCGATGATCGAGTGCGACCTGCTCATCAACGTGGGCTCCCGCTTCGATGACCGCATCATCGGCAATCCGTCCAAGTTCTGCGCCACCGCGAAGATCATCCACATCGACATCGATCCGGCGGAGATGAACAAGATGATCAAGCCGGACATCTGTATCGTCGGCGACGCGAAGGCCGCGCTGGCCGCGCTCAACGAGCACATCAATCCGCTTCCCACCGCCGACTGGCTCTCCAAGCTGGATGGCTACAAGAAGAAGTATCCGCTCACCTACAAGAAGCAGGGCGGCCTGCGCATGCAGCAGGTCATCGACGAGTTGTACGAACTCACCAAAGGCGAGGCGATCGTCTCCACCGACGTGGGCCAGCACCAGATGTGGGCCGCGCAGTTCTACAAGAACAGCGAGTCCTTCCACTGGTTGTCCTCCGGCGGTGCAGGCACCATGGGCTTCGGTTTCCCGGCCGCCATTGGCGCGCAGCTCGCGCATCCGAAGAAGACCGTGATCTCCATCTCCGGAGACGGCGGCTTCCAGATGACCCTCTTCGAACTGGCCACCGCCCAGATCCACAAGCTGCCGATCAAGATCGTGGTGCTGAACAACCACTACCTCGGCATGGTGCGCCAGTGGCAGGAGCTGTTCTTCGAAAACCGCGAGAGCGGCGTGGACCTCATCGGCAATCCGGACTTCTGCAAGCTGGCCGCCGCCTATGGCATCCCGTCCGTGCACATCAAACGCCCCGCCGATGTCACCCGCATGCTGGAGAAAGCCCTCGCCTACAACGACGGCCCGATCCTCATCCACGCCGAATGCGTGAAGACCGACAACGTGTTCCCGATGATCCCGGCCGGTGCCGCGCTCGAGGACATGATCACGGAGGCTCCGAAGCAGAAGATGGCCAAGCCCATCGGGTCGACGTGA
- a CDS encoding beta strand repeat-containing protein, which translates to MKPRFSRFLPAVLGSYIALTLGGHAAIQWWDTNGATTGSGNADGTWDGSTANWTTDASGASAAGAWVAGNTAEFAAGTDFTGTRIVTVSGTQSLAGIIVDSEVTNLTLTGGTLDFGASQGSINTSAWGTTTGKTFTINSVIAGSAGLTIASNGDLSASGGGNSSVTKLGGTNTFTGNVTITSGLVAYSSDAAFGNAANAIILNGGGLLDTTSGTGPTLTRAIQVQAGGGTIRLYGSTTTTFSGAITGSGNLNRTDGGTLNLTGSLSGYAGTYDNQGGTTVVNGTDAAGGNWKVSGGVMRIGANGINSAGSLTLNGGTLSSNAASGAGDRTLGNAVTVGGNVTLGDATNTGVLTFTGGVDLGAAARTLTTSSLVTISGAVSNGTLVKAGASTLTLTGTNTAAATVNAGTLVLDYGTNDTSKLGDASVLTLGGGTLSLANGSHGEVVGSTVLSASTASTITRPSGAATLSLGAITRNTGASLNLGSGGIASTSTATTASGAFGSWLTLGGNSLVTKDGGNNLIGVTYTDTAVAGTIADAAANHVRLTGASGTVSLGSTVTNAATVTQTATGAVTLDTTGKTLRLSGQGSVLAATGGGALTFGTAVNAGVLTAGGTDNTAGVLDFNTRGASISVNSTITNNGTGVVSLTKFGSNDLTLSGTNSYSGGTTLSGGVLRVRNNLALGTGALAVDANATLASASGGPFVNLGNAVGIASGTTLSVDSGFGPLILSGAITGTGGALTTTSSGVTTLAGTNTYTGVTTIGTGNQNIYSGIQIGYFGTTGSVGTGAVNFGGYGNNLIYTRTNAATMSNAITGAGNVVVKSGTLTLSGGSANTYSGDTVVQGGTLQLSVSNSQNIGSSRLLVYSGGTVTNTTTHVFGVGTSTNIQLLGGTFSAGNAEFYAGNLDLAGGTISGVNEFRNSGSRTINVIPSATASTIDLRYSINGTGTNTTTFLVNDGPVANDLVISKNIVSGTSVVKSGLGTLRSTTSTAHGYTGSTVLNAGSFILDYSASSLTSNMLNSGSAPTFAGGNLTIVGKASTANTQTLGATTLNAGGSSITLTPGSSGSVGLTLGTVTRNTGATLGLSLAAGSTLTASPTLTNGLLPYATVNGNDFATVSGGTISAYSGYINDDYSGTGTINTNVTAASPTPASFTVNSLSFRTAQANTLTLTGTNTAAALLVGSAVGGNATQITGGTLTAATAGGELVIHQNNTTAGGELTIASTIANNTSASSLTKAGAGTLILTGTNTYSGTTYLNGGLARFSTSANLGTGAITMGGGGLQWATGSTVDITSGRTVTIGAGGGTFDTNGNNVTLATAFGSGSSGTFVKNGTGTLTLSANNTNFTGSVVVNGGKLVGSINGSGGFGSTAGQSFIVNTGGTLEISSSANHSTANTRNFYVNGGTLQNTSGAALRMGNIWLNGGTLNTQNGASGSYTAMYLGTLQNNTQGANATVFVEGTTASQITTTGSSSNGIQLGPNVLFQVADVTGNANVDLTVSVALLNQSADQGSAAGALTKRGAGTMNITTQASYTGGTYVEQGVLNLTGGGGQFGTIRGIATVNTGAVLRLSTGDATGYDGTTRLSAINLLGGNLDVNTTSNQTLGSAVINMTGATITGIAGSNIDFFAGASGLNSFASSTTSVISGVTLAALRQGNTTFNVEQGTTASGIDLDIQSVIKPSASGDAVGGVLTKAGAGTVAFSGNNTFARDVNIAAGTLMVGNGGTSGTLGTGNVVNNATLTFNRSDSHTIANNISGTGVVRKIAAGTTILTGTNTYAGTTTITSGTLQIGSGSTTGSLGTGAVANNATLAFNRSNAMTVSNAIGGTGAVTHIGSGTTTLTGVNNYSGTTTVSSGTLRFNGNSSGATGAVSVASGATLGGTGSIGGAVSVTGTLAPGASVESFSTGAVAFNTGSTFAVELDSSVAVSSGADLLVANGNLDLSGVVTLTLTDLATLAPAAPFADGTVFSIVNYTGTWNGGYFTFSGDTLTEGEQFQALNNNWVINYQNATPGQNFTGDYVGGQFVTLTVVPEPGVALLGGLGVLLMFRRRRVA; encoded by the coding sequence ATGAAACCTCGTTTTAGCCGGTTTTTACCGGCAGTCCTCGGCAGTTACATCGCACTCACCCTCGGCGGCCACGCAGCCATCCAGTGGTGGGACACCAATGGTGCCACGACCGGTTCCGGCAATGCCGACGGTACGTGGGATGGCTCCACCGCCAACTGGACCACCGATGCCTCCGGCGCGTCTGCGGCCGGTGCCTGGGTCGCTGGGAATACGGCGGAGTTCGCGGCGGGCACGGATTTCACCGGCACCCGCATCGTGACCGTGAGCGGCACGCAGTCGCTCGCGGGCATCATCGTGGACAGCGAGGTCACGAACCTGACTCTCACGGGTGGCACGCTTGACTTCGGGGCCAGCCAAGGCTCGATCAATACCTCGGCCTGGGGCACGACCACTGGCAAAACTTTCACCATCAATTCGGTGATCGCGGGCAGTGCTGGTCTCACGATCGCATCGAACGGAGACCTCAGTGCCAGCGGTGGCGGCAACAGTTCGGTCACGAAACTGGGAGGAACGAATACGTTCACCGGCAATGTGACCATCACTTCGGGCCTGGTGGCTTATTCCTCGGATGCCGCTTTCGGCAATGCTGCCAATGCCATCATCCTGAACGGAGGCGGACTGCTGGACACGACCAGTGGCACGGGGCCGACCCTCACCCGCGCCATCCAAGTGCAGGCGGGCGGTGGAACCATTCGTCTCTACGGCTCGACCACGACCACGTTCTCCGGAGCGATCACCGGCAGCGGCAATCTCAACCGCACGGACGGTGGCACCCTCAACCTCACCGGCAGCTTGTCCGGCTATGCCGGCACGTATGACAACCAAGGCGGAACCACGGTGGTCAATGGCACGGATGCCGCGGGCGGCAACTGGAAGGTCAGCGGCGGTGTCATGAGAATCGGGGCCAACGGGATCAATTCCGCCGGTTCACTGACCCTCAATGGCGGCACGCTTTCCTCCAACGCCGCATCCGGGGCGGGAGACCGCACCCTCGGCAATGCGGTGACCGTGGGAGGAAACGTCACGCTCGGTGATGCCACGAATACCGGTGTCCTGACGTTCACAGGAGGAGTGGATCTCGGCGCGGCTGCCAGAACTCTTACCACCAGTTCGCTGGTGACCATCAGCGGTGCCGTTTCGAATGGCACTTTGGTGAAGGCGGGAGCCTCGACTTTGACACTGACCGGCACCAACACCGCGGCGGCCACCGTCAATGCGGGGACCCTGGTGCTGGATTATGGAACGAACGATACCAGCAAGCTGGGTGACGCTTCCGTTCTGACGCTGGGTGGAGGAACCTTGAGCCTGGCCAATGGTTCCCATGGTGAAGTGGTCGGATCGACAGTGCTTTCCGCGTCCACGGCGTCCACGATCACCCGTCCCTCCGGAGCTGCGACTCTTTCTCTCGGGGCCATCACGCGCAATACCGGAGCTTCTCTCAATCTTGGCAGCGGTGGCATTGCATCCACCTCCACCGCTACCACCGCGAGTGGGGCGTTTGGTTCCTGGCTTACTCTCGGAGGTAATTCGCTGGTCACCAAGGATGGCGGCAACAATCTCATCGGCGTCACCTATACGGACACAGCCGTGGCCGGGACGATCGCGGATGCGGCAGCCAACCACGTGCGCCTGACAGGAGCGAGCGGAACCGTTTCCCTGGGCTCCACCGTCACCAATGCCGCGACAGTCACCCAGACGGCCACCGGCGCGGTGACGCTCGACACCACCGGCAAAACCCTGCGCCTGAGCGGCCAGGGATCGGTGCTGGCTGCGACGGGCGGCGGTGCTCTCACCTTCGGCACCGCGGTCAATGCCGGGGTTCTCACGGCAGGCGGCACGGACAACACCGCCGGGGTGCTGGATTTCAACACGCGCGGAGCTTCGATCTCCGTCAACTCCACCATTACCAACAACGGTACCGGGGTGGTTTCCCTCACCAAGTTCGGAAGCAACGACCTGACGCTCTCGGGAACCAACAGCTACAGCGGCGGCACCACCTTGTCTGGCGGCGTGCTGAGAGTGCGGAACAACCTCGCGCTCGGCACCGGTGCCCTTGCTGTCGATGCCAATGCCACGCTGGCGAGTGCCAGTGGTGGTCCATTTGTCAATCTGGGGAATGCGGTGGGGATCGCCTCCGGGACCACGCTCTCGGTGGACAGCGGGTTCGGCCCGCTGATCCTGTCCGGAGCGATCACCGGTACGGGCGGCGCTCTTACAACGACGTCCTCCGGAGTGACCACTCTCGCGGGAACCAATACCTACACCGGCGTTACCACGATCGGAACAGGGAACCAGAACATCTACTCCGGTATCCAGATCGGCTATTTCGGCACCACCGGCTCGGTGGGAACGGGTGCCGTCAATTTCGGCGGCTACGGAAACAATCTCATCTACACCCGCACCAATGCCGCGACCATGTCGAACGCCATCACCGGCGCGGGCAACGTGGTGGTGAAGAGCGGCACCCTGACCTTGAGCGGGGGATCGGCGAATACCTACAGCGGGGACACGGTTGTTCAAGGCGGTACGCTGCAACTGTCCGTCAGCAACAGCCAGAACATCGGATCCAGCCGTCTGCTCGTGTACTCGGGCGGCACGGTGACCAATACCACCACCCACGTCTTCGGTGTAGGCACCTCGACGAACATCCAGTTGCTGGGCGGCACCTTCTCCGCGGGCAATGCGGAATTCTATGCCGGCAACCTCGATCTCGCGGGCGGAACGATCAGCGGCGTCAATGAATTCCGAAACAGCGGCAGCCGGACGATCAACGTGATTCCGTCCGCCACCGCGTCCACCATCGACCTGCGTTACAGCATCAACGGCACGGGGACCAATACGACCACGTTCCTGGTCAACGACGGTCCGGTCGCGAACGATCTGGTGATTTCCAAGAATATCGTCAGCGGAACGAGCGTGGTGAAATCCGGTCTTGGCACCCTGCGGTCCACCACTTCGACCGCTCACGGTTACACGGGATCGACCGTGCTCAACGCTGGTTCCTTCATCCTCGATTACTCCGCTTCCTCGCTGACCAGCAACATGCTGAACAGCGGCAGCGCTCCGACCTTCGCCGGCGGAAACCTGACCATCGTCGGCAAGGCTTCCACGGCCAATACCCAGACACTGGGTGCGACCACCCTGAATGCGGGCGGCTCGTCCATTACGTTGACACCGGGGTCCTCCGGGTCGGTGGGCCTCACGTTGGGAACCGTCACCCGCAACACCGGTGCCACGCTCGGCCTGTCGTTGGCCGCGGGTTCCACGCTCACCGCTTCGCCGACTCTTACCAATGGTCTGCTGCCGTATGCGACGGTCAACGGAAATGATTTCGCGACGGTTTCCGGCGGCACCATCTCCGCCTATTCCGGTTATATCAACGACGACTACTCCGGTACCGGAACGATCAATACGAACGTTACGGCGGCTTCTCCGACACCGGCGTCCTTCACCGTCAACAGCCTGTCTTTCCGGACGGCACAGGCGAACACACTGACGCTGACCGGCACCAATACCGCCGCGGCTTTGCTGGTGGGATCGGCGGTGGGTGGAAACGCCACGCAGATCACCGGTGGCACGCTCACGGCGGCCACCGCCGGTGGAGAGTTGGTCATTCACCAGAACAACACCACCGCTGGCGGCGAGCTGACGATCGCCTCGACCATCGCCAACAACACCTCCGCCTCCTCTCTGACCAAGGCTGGTGCAGGCACACTCATTCTCACCGGCACCAACACTTACAGCGGAACCACCTACCTCAATGGCGGCCTTGCCCGCTTCTCGACTTCCGCCAACTTGGGAACGGGAGCGATCACCATGGGTGGCGGCGGGCTCCAGTGGGCGACGGGCAGCACGGTGGACATCACCAGCGGGCGCACGGTGACCATCGGGGCGGGTGGTGGCACCTTCGACACCAACGGCAACAATGTCACGCTGGCCACCGCGTTTGGCAGTGGATCTTCGGGCACCTTCGTCAAGAACGGCACCGGCACCCTCACGCTGTCGGCGAACAATACCAACTTCACCGGCAGCGTCGTGGTGAATGGCGGCAAGCTCGTCGGTTCGATCAATGGTTCCGGCGGGTTCGGTTCCACGGCCGGACAGTCGTTCATCGTGAACACCGGCGGTACCTTGGAAATCTCCAGCTCCGCCAACCACAGCACCGCCAATACCCGCAATTTCTACGTCAACGGCGGCACGCTCCAGAATACGTCCGGTGCCGCGTTGCGCATGGGCAACATCTGGCTGAACGGCGGCACGCTCAACACCCAGAACGGTGCCAGCGGCAGCTACACCGCGATGTACCTCGGCACGCTCCAGAACAACACCCAGGGAGCGAATGCCACCGTCTTCGTGGAAGGCACGACGGCCTCCCAGATCACCACCACTGGATCGAGCAGCAATGGCATCCAGCTCGGACCGAATGTCCTGTTCCAGGTGGCGGACGTCACCGGAAATGCCAATGTCGATCTCACGGTTTCCGTGGCGCTTTTGAACCAGTCCGCGGACCAAGGGTCGGCGGCGGGCGCCCTCACCAAGAGAGGCGCCGGCACGATGAACATCACCACCCAGGCAAGTTACACGGGTGGCACGTATGTCGAACAAGGGGTTCTGAATCTCACGGGCGGCGGCGGCCAGTTCGGGACCATCCGCGGGATCGCCACCGTGAACACCGGAGCCGTGTTGCGTTTGAGCACCGGTGATGCCACCGGCTATGATGGCACCACCCGCCTTTCCGCGATCAACCTTCTCGGCGGCAACCTGGACGTGAATACCACGTCGAACCAGACGCTGGGCAGTGCGGTGATCAACATGACGGGAGCCACCATCACCGGCATTGCGGGCAGCAATATTGACTTCTTTGCCGGTGCCTCGGGACTCAATAGTTTCGCATCATCCACCACCTCCGTGATCAGCGGGGTCACTCTGGCCGCGCTCCGCCAGGGCAACACGACCTTCAATGTCGAGCAGGGCACGACCGCGTCGGGCATCGATCTTGATATCCAGTCGGTGATCAAGCCGTCCGCCAGCGGTGATGCGGTTGGCGGCGTTCTCACCAAGGCGGGTGCTGGCACCGTGGCGTTCTCCGGCAACAACACCTTCGCCCGCGACGTCAACATCGCGGCGGGAACGCTGATGGTCGGAAACGGCGGCACCTCGGGCACGCTCGGTACCGGCAATGTGGTCAACAACGCGACGCTCACGTTCAACCGCAGCGATTCGCACACCATTGCCAACAACATCTCCGGCACCGGAGTGGTGAGAAAGATCGCGGCCGGCACCACCATTCTCACCGGTACCAATACCTACGCCGGCACCACCACGATCACGAGCGGCACGCTGCAAATCGGCAGCGGCTCGACCACGGGTTCGCTGGGGACCGGAGCGGTGGCCAACAACGCCACTCTGGCGTTCAATCGCAGCAATGCCATGACCGTCTCGAACGCGATCGGCGGCACGGGTGCGGTGACGCACATCGGTAGCGGCACGACGACTTTGACCGGGGTGAACAACTATTCGGGCACCACCACGGTCAGTAGCGGCACGCTTCGTTTCAATGGCAACAGCTCGGGAGCCACTGGCGCCGTCAGTGTCGCCAGCGGTGCGACCCTCGGTGGCACCGGCAGCATCGGCGGTGCGGTGAGTGTCACCGGTACGCTGGCTCCGGGTGCCTCGGTGGAGTCCTTCTCCACGGGAGCGGTGGCTTTCAATACCGGATCGACCTTTGCGGTGGAGCTGGACTCCTCCGTGGCCGTTTCCTCCGGTGCGGACCTGCTGGTGGCGAATGGCAATCTCGACTTGAGCGGGGTTGTCACCCTGACCCTCACGGATCTCGCCACTCTGGCACCTGCGGCTCCATTCGCGGATGGCACGGTGTTTTCCATCGTCAACTACACGGGCACTTGGAACGGCGGTTACTTCACCTTCTCCGGAGACACTCTTACGGAAGGTGAGCAATTCCAGGCCCTCAACAACAACTGGGTCATCAACTACCAGAATGCGACTCCCGGGCAGAATTTCACCGGCGACTACGTGGGCGGACAGTTCGTCACGCTTACCGTCGTGCCGGAGCCGGGGGTCGCGCTGCTTGGTGGACTGGGTGTCCTGCTGATGTTCCGCCGCCGCCGGGTGGCCTGA
- a CDS encoding substrate-binding domain-containing protein encodes MQTRVDAPQKSGILMLSLGYYEVQLHAGIAAWAKDHDWELDTGIVFRSNLPLPDERTHWSGVLATIDRPEVADWVRNLKCPVVRMLEAGSPALGEKVAGIPKVECDCESIGAMGARHLLTLGNVHFGFYCHTGGHDGRAIERGFLRAMREAGKEPFTIDFRPEHPELAIGTPSPREAWMEWLAGKLASIPLPAAIMAEDDRFALVLAQTARRMGIRIPTELAILGVDDNRLLLGSSPIGISSVDSDLWAVGYRAADLAARLISGEPAPTAPVKIPARQVIVRESSTTFHGHHPKADAALRYIREHFRSPLSVESVANHVGLSARGLQKIMMKEACPSIHQEILRLRLDAAEQLLTETNLKLEAIAAETGLGNAKNLCRVFLKHRGTTPRQARRSN; translated from the coding sequence ATGCAGACGCGGGTGGACGCTCCACAGAAATCCGGCATCCTGATGTTGTCCCTGGGCTACTATGAGGTCCAACTGCACGCGGGCATCGCCGCCTGGGCGAAGGACCACGATTGGGAACTGGATACCGGCATTGTCTTCCGCTCCAACCTGCCGCTGCCGGATGAGCGGACGCATTGGTCGGGCGTACTTGCCACCATCGACCGGCCTGAAGTCGCGGACTGGGTGCGGAACCTGAAGTGCCCGGTCGTCCGCATGCTCGAAGCTGGATCTCCGGCACTGGGCGAAAAGGTCGCCGGCATTCCCAAAGTCGAGTGCGATTGCGAGTCCATCGGCGCGATGGGGGCCCGGCACCTGCTCACCCTCGGCAATGTGCATTTCGGTTTCTACTGCCACACCGGCGGCCACGACGGACGGGCCATCGAGCGCGGCTTCCTGCGCGCCATGCGGGAGGCGGGCAAGGAACCGTTCACGATCGACTTCCGCCCCGAACATCCGGAACTGGCCATCGGCACCCCCAGCCCACGGGAAGCGTGGATGGAATGGCTCGCGGGAAAACTCGCATCCATTCCCCTGCCTGCGGCGATCATGGCGGAGGACGACCGCTTCGCCCTGGTGCTGGCGCAAACAGCCCGCCGCATGGGCATCAGAATCCCCACCGAACTCGCGATCCTGGGCGTGGATGACAACCGGCTGCTGCTGGGCTCCTCACCCATCGGCATCTCCTCCGTGGACAGCGATCTGTGGGCGGTGGGCTATCGGGCGGCTGATCTCGCCGCCCGTTTGATTTCAGGAGAACCGGCACCGACCGCACCGGTGAAGATCCCGGCACGCCAGGTGATCGTGCGCGAATCGAGCACCACCTTCCACGGACATCACCCGAAAGCGGACGCGGCCTTGCGCTACATCCGCGAGCATTTCCGCAGCCCGCTCAGTGTGGAATCCGTGGCCAACCACGTGGGCCTCAGCGCCCGCGGGCTGCAGAAGATCATGATGAAGGAAGCCTGTCCCTCGATCCACCAGGAGATCCTGCGCCTGCGGTTGGACGCCGCCGAGCAACTGCTGACGGAAACGAATCTCAAGCTGGAAGCCATTGCCGCGGAGACGGGCCTGGGGAACGCGAAGAACCTGTGCCGCGTGTTTCTCAAACACCGCGGCACAACTCCCCGCCAAGCCCGCCGGAGCAACTGA
- a CDS encoding PQQ-dependent sugar dehydrogenase has protein sequence MFSKAFLLTTALATTSAWAGITVEKVTDKFERPVWVGQPAGITDKLWVIEQVGKVWIVDAKTGAHSEQPFLDIVSDVSRAGNEEGLLGLAFAPDFKTSGKFYVNYTDRTPGKAMTRIARFTADTSTLSKAEASTKETLLSFEQPYRNHNGGWISFGPDGMLYTGAGDGGAGDDPQGNAQNLGSLLGKILRIDVSGKEGYTVPKDNPFLKTTGAKPEIWAWGVRNPWRCSFDSKTGDFWIGDVGQNVWEEIDYMPKGKASGANFGWRLREGVVENPKKGVGGPSPKDAVDPVYVYKHGGGKDQGLSVTGGYVYHGPVKELQGRYVFGDYQNPRIWSFKLRGNKADDLEDHTDDLQPQGSRINLISSFGEDNSGNLYIVDHTGPIYRVTAR, from the coding sequence ATGTTCTCCAAAGCCTTCCTCCTCACCACCGCCCTGGCCACCACGTCCGCGTGGGCCGGGATCACCGTTGAAAAAGTCACCGACAAGTTCGAGCGCCCCGTCTGGGTCGGCCAACCGGCCGGCATCACCGACAAGCTCTGGGTCATCGAACAGGTCGGCAAGGTCTGGATCGTCGATGCCAAGACCGGCGCGCATTCCGAGCAGCCGTTCCTGGACATCGTCAGCGATGTCAGCCGGGCCGGGAATGAAGAGGGCTTGCTGGGCCTCGCCTTCGCACCGGATTTCAAGACCAGCGGCAAGTTCTACGTGAACTACACCGACCGCACGCCGGGCAAGGCGATGACGCGCATCGCACGGTTCACCGCGGACACGTCCACCCTTTCCAAAGCGGAAGCTTCCACCAAGGAAACCCTGCTTTCCTTCGAGCAGCCGTACCGCAACCACAACGGCGGATGGATCTCCTTCGGGCCGGACGGCATGCTCTACACCGGCGCTGGTGACGGAGGCGCGGGAGACGATCCACAGGGCAATGCGCAGAACCTCGGCTCGCTGCTGGGCAAGATCCTCCGCATCGATGTCTCCGGCAAGGAAGGCTACACGGTGCCCAAGGACAACCCCTTCCTGAAAACCACGGGCGCGAAGCCGGAAATCTGGGCCTGGGGCGTGCGGAATCCGTGGCGCTGCTCATTCGACAGCAAAACCGGTGACTTCTGGATCGGCGACGTGGGACAGAACGTGTGGGAGGAAATCGACTACATGCCCAAGGGCAAGGCCTCCGGAGCGAACTTCGGCTGGCGCCTGCGTGAAGGCGTGGTCGAGAACCCGAAGAAAGGAGTCGGCGGCCCGTCTCCCAAGGACGCCGTGGACCCGGTCTATGTTTACAAGCATGGCGGCGGCAAGGACCAAGGCCTGTCCGTGACCGGCGGCTATGTCTATCACGGCCCGGTCAAGGAGCTCCAAGGCCGCTACGTCTTCGGCGACTACCAGAACCCTCGTATCTGGTCGTTCAAACTGCGGGGCAACAAGGCCGACGATCTCGAGGATCACACCGATGACCTCCAGCCGCAGGGCAGCCGCATCAATCTCATCTCCTCATTCGGCGAGGACAATTCCGGCAACCTCTACATCGTGGACCATACCGGTCCGATCTACCGCGTGACCGCCAGGTAA